One genomic window of Hyperolius riggenbachi isolate aHypRig1 chromosome 7, aHypRig1.pri, whole genome shotgun sequence includes the following:
- the ZNF142 gene encoding zinc finger protein 142 codes for MSIIDLQGSCDWSMKSCDQLLLPPSTGAEERMEDVVGSHSCGERSDVLPSSCLPAEEASEMVDVSLVPAEQVVFDVADVQNAAHACKAMGILLDASQLPLDCCPQLVDCGSSELPISFSRNLGMISVDPTACGKDSASYQDRKDGLCCPICQSKFRSPSELKEHFKSHPPPPQDFRCWQGGCLFTAQDVKRFQSHLKREHKLTPVTCSHRSCRLVFPNREEMSRHYRYHFPFHCHQCDFVSSNTKLFSQHQKSHARDEGPRHDFHQKPSSPARSTAGDIPGDNSSQFSEGVNRGSTPAVRPRKRRRPLSGTEEEAGRGTSGGDEGNEHNSVIQKTARMQNSQPARNKSLRGDLQNGQEYLFKTHMCPECKRCFKKRTHLADHLHLHFPDPNLQCPNCRKFFTSRSKLKIHMMRESGEKTHRCPLCDYSSVEKNALNRHMASIHEGVSNLYSDTYSCPVCHQTFKLSQALKDHMKGHKPEQTLHFCFEAGCSQASSDRKEFLRHLKESHGIQAVECRYHACSLLFRNREEMEEHRKKHYAFHCQECDFVCSNKHVFRKHKKRGHPGSEELACGFCPYKSFNPVEYADHMGKMHAYEKIHRCGDCDFATSHKRVLIRHRLLHTGEKPHKCSQCDFVCRDLSYLSKHMLTHSTDKNYMCTECGYITKWKHYLNVHMRKHRGDLRYHCNQCSYRCHRADQLSSHKLRHQGKSLICEICGFGCKRKSELQKHVQVKHLQSTQTSLYQCQFCNYQTKHKQTLRNHENGKHTKHREFRCALCSFRTFSNTSLFFHKRKSHGYVPGDKAWLERYASKQREINQTDLLFPYKTELSFTLKQPSEDKATLEQNCEELVDHMQDDQANQCLNVESFTDPPGDANMSVAEESLLAAITLEPVETCSIEMEDFPVRLELSTSSELMAKEPAVETGEETLPVRGEILCFSETLTVEEHMTCGQDYEEEADGQTEDLDKLDNTICVPTVQYSAEPVLCEITNRCEELPVHLNGSLQIQTGDISVEVQESWADVVKNGVQLTIVCESAGLDENHVQQEEPPAVSVDEACDNTRPESILKALRKQDKEQAETLVLEGRVQMLVVQSKSKVYRCEKCSFITKKKACMVHHGKNGCSMRKSTLTCTECGASFKQQRGLNTHLLKKCPVILKKKKTGRKETVVSISIDEHHKIHPKDDQANTVSPEEVMLAPQEAILPQNCLEASSPLSPSRVADHEPFKEIISEGSTIMEHIGKDLNSNTQKEPESAGSGIVPQRYRLKEGKFRCLFCSYSCSRECTISCHVNENCREIKRLQGTLGPPVGPRSETALKDDQCVENGGIKNSRRKEPDPEILRKEDGHNGDEEETNGESSRSMVEATSISKLSCPNCPFTCSQERAMRTHKKKGCLKPGELQCPLCSYRCMSTSALKRHGDLHQKYSQSRGQLQCKLCDFTCKQPRCLKQHVRIRHEGVKPHRCKYCDFSTTRRYRLEAHESLHTGVGRISCGACNRTFGTNSKLRLHQRRVHDKKPTHFCSLCDYSGYSQNDIDRHLSSCHTGEPDFPCSVCQARFSSDAALKQHVLRKHQEKATYECSLCPFSCHSQATLRCHGQKHHLQLECVICKETFTRRQDLEEHRKSHFAHHCQQCQYAAKDRQQLVNHYAEVHETSALPGAEGEKGSLHCPFCAFSCNHQLVYDHHVKGHGATRLYKCSDCNYSTRNKQKITWHSRIHTGEKPYKCHLCTYACGDPSRLKYHMRIHRDEKKYLCPECGYKCKWVNQLKYHMTKHTGLKPYQCEECDYCTNRADALRVHRETRHREVRSFICEQCGKAFKTRFLLKTHLKKHSEDKPYVCNVCQRGFRWPAGLRHHYLTHTNQQPFFCQHCPYRAKQKFQVVKHLQRHHPSQPDVEKGVGKEPYLFSVQGHSSVYQQAPECEGDAASETAS; via the exons ATGTCTATCATAGATCTtcaggggtcatgtgactggagcATGAAGTCATGTGACCAGCTGCTGCTCCCTCCCTCGACTGGAGCGGAGGAGCGGATGGAGGACGTGGTTGGGAGCCACTCTTGTGGGGAAAGGTCGGATGTTCTTCCTTCTAGCTGTCTCCCGGCAGAAGAGGCATCTGAGATGGTCGATGTCTCCCTGGTCCCGGCTGAGCAGGTCGTGTTTGATGTTGCTGATGTGCAGAATGCTGCTCATGCCT GTAAAGCGATGGGCATTTTGCTTGATGCCTCCCAGCTGCCTCTGGACTGCTGCCCCCAGCTTGTGGACTGCGGCTCTTCCGAACTCCCCATCAGCTTCTCCAGAAATCTCGGAATGATCTCAGTTGACCCGACGGCCTGCGGGAAGGACTCCGCCTCTTACCAAGACAGGAAGGACGGCCTCTGCTGCCCCATCTGCCAATCCAAATTCAGATCCCCCAGCGAGTTAAAGGAACACtttaaaagccaccctcctcccccccaggacTTCAGATGCTGGCAGGGGGGCTGTTTGTTCACCGCACAAGACGTTAAACGCTTCCAATCTCACCTGAAGAGGGAGCACAAGCTGACGCCGGTGACGTGTTCTCACCGCTCCTGCCGCCTGGTGTTCCCCAACCGCGAGGAGATGTCCCGGCACTACCGCTACCACTTCCCCTTCCACTGTCACCAGTGCGACTTTGTCAGCTCCAACACAAAGCTGTTCAGCCAGCATCAGAAGAGCCACGCCCGAGACGAGGGACCCAGACACGACTTTCACCAGAAACCGTCGTCCCCAGCTAGGAGCACTGCGGGGGACATACCGGGTGATAATTCATCACAATTTA GTGAAGGTGTTAATCGCGGTTCCACACCTGCGGTCAGACCCAGGAAGCGCAGAAGGCCGTTGTCTGGGACCGAGGAGGAGGCGGGACGAGGAACCAGTGGTGGTGACGAGGGGAATGAACATAATTCCGTCATCCAGAAAACTGCAAGAATGCAAAATTCCCAGCCTGCCAGAAACAAATCCCTGAGAG GAGATCTCCAGAATGGACAAGAGTACCTGTTTAAGACCCACATGTGCCCCGAGTGCAAACGTTGCTTTAAGAAGAGGACCCACCTGGCCGACCACCTCCACCTGCACTTCCCCGACCCGAACCTACAGTGCCCCAACTGCCGCAAGTTCTTCACCAGCCGCAGCAAGCTGAAGATCCACATGATGAGAGAGTCCGGCGAGAAGACTCATCGCTGCCCGTTGTGCGACTACAGCTCAGTGGAGAAGAACGCCCTCAACCGCCACATGGCCAGCATCCACGAGGGGGTGTCCAACTTATACTCAGACACTTACTCCTGCCCGGTGTGCCACCAGACCTTCAAGCTGAGCCAGGCCTTGAAGGACCACATGAAGGGACACAAGCCGGAGCAGACGTTGCACTTTTGCTTTGAGGCGGGATGCAGTCAGGCTTCGTCCGACCGTAAAGAGTTCCTGCGCCATCTGAAGGAGTCTCACGGTATCCAGGCCGTGGAGTGCAGGTACCACGCCTGCTCCCTGCTCTTCAGGAACCGCGAGGAGATGGAGGAGCACCGCAAGAAGCACTACGCCTTCCACTGCCAAGAGTGCGACTTTGTCTGCTCCAACAAGCACGTCTTCCGCAAGCACAAGAAACGCGGACATCCGGGGAGCGAGGAGCTGGCCTGTGGCTTCTGTCCATACAAGAGCTTTAATCCGGTGGAGTATGCTGACCACATGGGCAAGATGCACGCCTATGAGAAGATCCACCGCTGCGGGGACTGCGACTTTGCCACTTCGCACAAGAGAGTGCTCATACGACATCGGCTCTTACACACAG GAGAGAAGCCTCACAAGTGCAGCCAGTGTGACTTCGTGTGTCGGGACCTGAGCTACCTCTCCAAGCACATGCTGACGCATTCCACCGACAAGAACTACATGTGCACAGAGTGCGGCTACATCACCAAGTGGAAGCATTACCTGAATGTGCACATGCGCAAACACCGGGGAGACCTCAG GTATCACTGCAATCAGTGTTCCTACCGCTGCCACCGTGCCGACCAGCTGAGCAGCCACAAGCTCCGACACCAAGGAAAAAGCCTCATCTGCGAAATCTGTGGGTTTGGTTGCAAGCGCAAAAGCGAGCTTCAGAAACACGTGCAAGTCAAGCACCTGCAGAGCACCCAGACGTCCCTGTATCAGTGTCAGTTCTGCAACTACCAGACAAAACACAAGCAAACCCTGCGCAACCACGAGAACGGCAAGCACACCAAACATCGGGAATTTCGCTGCGCCCTCTGCTCCTTCCGCACCTTCAGCAACACCAGCCTGTTCTTCCATAAACGCAAGTCCCATGGTTACGTGCCGGGGGACAAAGCCTGGCTGGAGAGGTACGCCAGCAAGCAGCGAGAGATCAACCAGACGGACTTGCTCTTTCCATACAAGACCGAGTTGTCCTTCACCCTAAAGCAGCCTTCTGAAGATAAAGCAACTCTGGAACAGAACTGTGAGGAGCTGGTTGACCACATGCAGGATGACCAAGCCAATCAGTGCCTGAACGTTGAAAGTTTTACTGATCCTCCCGGAGATGCCAACATGTCGGTGGCAGAGGAATCGTTGTTGGCAGCTATTACACTAGAACCCGTTGAAACCTGCAGCATAGAGATGGAGGACTTTCCAGTACGACTTGAGCTGTCTACGTCCAGCGAACTCATGGCCAAAGAACCTGCTGTGGAGACTGGTGAAGAAACTCTTCCTGTAAGAGGGGAGATTCTGTGCTTCTCCGAGACATTGACTGTGGAAGAACACATGACCTGCGGACAAGACTATGAAGAGGAGGCAGACGGGCAAACTGAAGATCTGGACAAGCTTGACAATACTATTTGTGTACCTACTGTCCAGTACAGCGCAGAACCGGTCTTGTGTGAAATCACCAACCGTTGTGAAGAGCTTCCTGTTCACTTGAATGGCAGTCTTCAAATCCAGACAGGTGACATCTCTGTAGAAGTACAGGAGTCCTGGGCAGACGTGGTGAAGAATGGAGTACAATTGACTATTGTATGTGAATCTGCTGGACTTGATGAAAACCACGTTCAGCAGGAAGAGCCACCTGCTGTCTCTGTGGATGAAGCCTGTGATAATACCAGACCGGAGTCCATACTAAAAGCTTTAAGAAAGCAGGACAAGGAACAAGCCGAGACTCTAGTCCTGGAAGGAAGGGTCCAAATGTTGGTGGTCCAATCAAAAAGTAAGGTCTACCGGTGTGAGAAGTGTTCCTTCATCACCAAGAAAaaggcctgcatggtccatcatgGCAAAAACGGCTGCAGCATGCGCAAATCCACTTTGACGTGCACAGAATGTGGAGCTAGCTTTAAACAACAAAGAGGTCTCAATACCCACCTCCTTAAGAAGTGTCCAGTGAtactgaagaagaaaaaaactggtCGTAAGGAAACAGTCGTGTCTATATCCATAGATGAACATCACAAAATACATCCTAAAGATGATCAGGCCAACACAGTGAGTCCTGAGGAAGTCATGCTAGCTCCCCAGGAAGCCATCTTGCCCCAAAACTGTTTAGAAGCTTCCAGTCCATTGAGTCCTTCTCGGGTTGCAGATCATGAACCTTTTAAAGAGATTATTTCTGAGGGATCAACAATTATGGAGCACATTGGGAAAGACCTCAACTCAAATACTCAGAAAGAACCGGAAAGTGCTGGATCTGGGATAGTTCCTCAAAGATACAGGTTGAAAGAGGGGAAATTCCGCTGCTTGTTTTGCTCTTATTCCTGCTCTAGGGAATGCACCATTAGCTGTCATGTGAATGAGAACTGCCGCGAGATAAAGAGGCTTCAGGGCACCCTTGGTCCACCCGTTGGCCCTCGTTCAGAAACTGCATTAAAAGATGATCAGTGTGTAGAGAATGGTGGGATAAAGAACAGCCGAAGAAAGGAACCCGATCCAGAAATCCTGAGGAAAGAAGATGGGCATAATGGAGATGAAGAGGAGACCAATGGGGAATCTTCAAGAAGCATGGTGGAGGCTACAAGCATCAGCAAGCTTTCATGTCCCAACTGCCCCTTTACTTGTAGTCAGGAGCGCGCCATGAGAACGCACAAGAAAAAAGGCTGTCTGAAACCGGGCGAGCTTCAGTGCCCATTGTGTTCCTATCGGTGTATGTCGACCAGCGCTCTCAAGCGTCACGGCGACCTACACCAAAAGTATTCCCAAAGCAGAGGTCAACTGCAGTGCAAGCTGTGCGACTTCACCTGCAAACAGCCGCGATGCTTGAAGCAGCACGTACGCATCCGGCACGAAGGCGTCAAACCTCACCGCTGTAAATATTGTGATTTCAGCACTACCCGACGGTATCGCTTGGAAGCCCACGAGTCTCTTCACACCGGGGTTGGCAGGATCTCATGCGGTGCCTGCAACCGGACGTTCGGCACAAACTCCAAACTACGGTTGCACCAGCGCCGAGTCCACGATAAGAAGCCCACACATTTCTGCAGCCTGTGTGACTACAGTGGCTACAGCCAGAATGATATCGACCGCCACTTAAGCAGTTGCCACACCGGGGAGCCGGATTTCCCGTGCAGCGTCTGCCAGGCGCGCTTTAGTTCCGATGCGGCGTTGAAACAGCACGTTCTGCGGAAGCACCAGGAGAAGGCGACGTACGAATGTTCCCTGTGTCCGTTCTCCTGTCACAGTCAGGCCACGCTTCGGTGCCACGGTCAAAAGCATCATCTTCAGCTGGAGTGTGTCATCTGCAAAGAGACTTTCACCCGCCGGCAGGACCTGGAGGAGCACCGGAAATCTCACTttgcccaccactgccagcagtgcCAATATGCAGCTAAAGACCGGCAGCAGCTGGTGAACCACTATGCAGAGGTGCATGAGACTTCGGCACTGCCCGGTGCGGAGGGGGAGAAAGGATCCTTACATTGTCCATTCTGTGCCTTCTCCTGCAATCACCAGCTAGTGTATGACCATCACGTCAAGGGCCACGGGGCCACACGGCTCTACAAGTGCTCAGACTGTAACTACTCCACCAGAAACAAACAGAAAATCACCTGGCACAGCCGAATTCATACGGGAGAGAAACCATACAAGTGTCACCTGTGTACATATGCCTGTGGAGATCCTTCACGACTTAAG